Proteins from a genomic interval of Caldicellulosiruptor diazotrophicus:
- a CDS encoding ABC transporter transmembrane domain-containing protein: MKRIANSNLIRLLSFMWKDGGTPLLGISYIVALIILSSQQFLFNFVGALGLKIVTDSILEKDLHGLFKGLIFVAKWFGILLIIIPLFGYIYECCIIKTTIIIKENFFKKILSLSLDYFEKKHSGDFMSRINNDVAIAEGAYSWQLMMLAMAFISGIGSASVIFSANKILFL; encoded by the coding sequence GTGAAAAGAATAGCTAATTCAAATTTGATACGGCTTCTCTCTTTTATGTGGAAAGATGGGGGGACTCCACTACTTGGTATAAGTTATATAGTAGCATTGATAATATTGTCGTCACAGCAATTTTTGTTTAATTTTGTTGGCGCTTTGGGTTTAAAAATTGTGACAGATAGTATTCTGGAAAAAGACTTACATGGACTTTTTAAAGGTCTGATTTTTGTGGCTAAGTGGTTTGGCATTTTATTAATAATAATACCCTTATTTGGATATATATATGAATGCTGTATAATAAAAACCACAATAATTATAAAGGAAAATTTCTTTAAGAAAATATTAAGTTTATCATTGGACTACTTTGAAAAAAAGCACAGTGGGGATTTTATGTCACGTATTAACAATGATGTTGCTATTGCTGAAGGGGCATATTCCTGGCAGCTTATGATGCTGGCAATGGCTTTTATTAGTGGTATTGGTTCGGCAAGTGTAATATTTTCTGCAAATAAAATACTATTTTTGTAA
- a CDS encoding ABC transporter ATP-binding protein: protein MKKKRFFQFSEVFKIIKKNFYLLITVVLLSIGASLINISLIQIEKSLVDAGVKKDFNLFISTLKIALIVISIKIPLEYIKAYLHGKFSEKSLKDLREEISKKLIVSEINLIEKNTTGDFISRLTSDLSIINGFLTQSLNDILYHPVVFVIGIVYGILVSWQMTLFCFAIIPLVILAALYISKPVEKFTKSQQHLVGETNTTVQDVVTGALLIKAFLLEAHIFKTFKSGLEKVFHQGLKIAKISAILETVKGVIQVAPSILLFLFGGYMVIKNKLTFGGLIAFAELMNIFLAPMHILPNAINNYRKTKAAVSRINEILLHTNEMSGDLNQSKDDYDYAVEFENVVFSYDTLMKPVLEGVSFKIKKGEKVAIVGPSGSGKSTIVKLLLGLYRAQSGQIKILGNSLEEWNLKSLRDKISAVNQDVFLFPTTIYENILYGKLEAKKDEIEEACRIANIHDFIINEAGGYFKEIGERGVNMSGGQKQRITIARSILKSAEIFIFDEATSALDTESENVLQSEIEKIVNGKTVIIIAHRFSTIKNVDKIIVIDNGKICEEGTHSELIEKKGVYYNLYSKQFTEKMKGNLFT from the coding sequence ATGAAAAAGAAAAGATTTTTTCAGTTTTCTGAGGTATTTAAGATAATCAAAAAAAATTTCTATTTACTTATAACAGTAGTTCTTTTATCTATTGGTGCATCACTTATTAATATATCTTTAATACAAATCGAAAAAAGTCTTGTTGATGCAGGAGTCAAAAAAGATTTTAATCTATTTATCAGCACATTAAAAATAGCACTTATAGTTATTTCGATAAAAATTCCTCTTGAATATATTAAAGCATATTTACACGGTAAGTTTTCTGAAAAAAGTTTAAAAGATTTGAGAGAAGAGATTAGCAAAAAGCTTATAGTTTCTGAAATAAACCTTATAGAAAAAAATACAACAGGTGATTTTATATCCAGACTCACTTCTGACCTGTCGATTATTAATGGATTTTTGACTCAATCATTAAATGATATATTATATCATCCGGTTGTTTTTGTTATTGGAATTGTTTATGGGATATTGGTGAGTTGGCAGATGACTCTCTTTTGTTTTGCAATAATTCCCTTAGTCATACTTGCTGCGTTATATATTAGCAAACCTGTTGAGAAATTTACAAAAAGTCAGCAACATTTGGTTGGTGAGACAAATACCACTGTTCAAGATGTAGTAACAGGTGCTTTATTGATAAAGGCTTTTTTGCTTGAAGCACATATTTTTAAAACTTTTAAATCGGGTTTGGAAAAGGTATTTCATCAGGGCTTAAAGATAGCCAAAATTTCAGCAATTCTTGAGACGGTGAAAGGTGTAATTCAAGTTGCACCAAGTATTCTTTTATTTTTATTTGGTGGTTATATGGTGATAAAGAACAAGCTTACATTTGGTGGACTTATAGCTTTTGCAGAACTTATGAATATATTCTTAGCCCCAATGCACATTTTACCTAATGCGATAAATAACTATAGGAAAACAAAGGCTGCTGTGTCAAGAATTAATGAGATATTATTGCATACTAATGAAATGTCTGGCGATTTAAACCAAAGTAAGGATGACTATGACTATGCAGTTGAGTTTGAGAATGTAGTATTTTCTTATGATACATTAATGAAACCGGTTTTAGAAGGTGTTAGTTTTAAAATAAAAAAAGGTGAGAAAGTAGCAATTGTTGGACCAAGTGGTAGTGGAAAATCAACCATTGTAAAGCTACTTCTTGGTCTTTACAGGGCTCAAAGTGGGCAAATAAAAATACTTGGCAATTCTTTAGAAGAGTGGAATTTAAAAAGTTTAAGAGATAAAATTTCTGCTGTAAATCAAGATGTTTTTCTTTTTCCCACAACAATATATGAAAATATCTTATATGGGAAATTAGAAGCAAAGAAAGATGAAATAGAAGAAGCTTGCAGGATAGCTAATATTCATGATTTTATAATTAATGAAGCAGGGGGTTATTTTAAAGAGATTGGTGAAAGAGGTGTAAATATGTCAGGTGGGCAAAAACAAAGAATTACCATAGCAAGGTCAATATTGAAAAGTGCTGAGATTTTTATATTTGATGAGGCTACCTCTGCGCTTGATACAGAATCAGAAAATGTACTTCAATCCGAAATTGAGAAAATTGTAAATGGCAAAACAGTAATTATTATTGCACATAGATTCTCTACAATTAAAAATGTAGACAAAATAATTGTTATAGATAATGGGAAAATTTGCGAAGAAGGAACTCACAGTGAACTGATTGAAAAAAAAGGAGTTTATTATAATCTTTATTCAAAACAATTTACTGAGAAAATGAAAGGAAATTTGTTTACTTAG
- a CDS encoding DUF2089 domain-containing protein, which produces MRVKLLSKCPICGSGLEIIKLRCPSCRTTIENNFEYNKFMKLTDEQLQFVEMFLKARGNFKEMERELGLSYPTLRARLESILEVLGLKDIGKRQDTIEVLEMLERGEISPDEAIKILKEED; this is translated from the coding sequence ATGAGGGTAAAGCTATTGAGTAAATGTCCTATATGTGGCTCCGGGCTTGAAATTATCAAACTAAGATGTCCATCTTGCAGGACTACTATAGAAAACAATTTTGAATATAACAAGTTTATGAAATTAACAGATGAACAACTTCAATTTGTTGAGATGTTTCTAAAAGCAAGGGGCAACTTTAAAGAGATGGAAAGGGAACTTGGACTTTCGTATCCAACACTCAGGGCAAGACTTGAAAGTATTTTAGAGGTACTTGGTCTTAAGGACATTGGCAAGAGACAGGATACAATAGAAGTTTTAGAGATGTTAGAACGCGGTGAGATTAGCCCTGATGAGGCTATAAAAATATTAAAAGAGGAGGATTAA